The Malus domestica chromosome 06, GDT2T_hap1 genome has a segment encoding these proteins:
- the LOC103437656 gene encoding uncharacterized protein isoform X2 — protein MTILLTLQFDGPTQWPLRHLGGLLVEIIAIDALIALKKGSRLIKYSLKGKPKLRPFRISTHSMSDFEINESAHCCGRSWGRIHTWLLM, from the exons ATGACGATCCTTCTAACGCTCCAGTTTGATGGTCCAACTCAATGG ccCTTGCGCCACTTGGGGGGACTGCTGGTAGAGATCATAGCAATTGAT GCACTCATTGCACTAAAAAAAGGTTCTCGGTTAATCAAGTATAGCCTGAAAGGGAAGCCAAAACTTCGTCCATTCAGAATTTCTACT CACTCAATGTCAGATTTTGAGATCAACGAATCAGCTCACTGCTGCGGTCGAAGTTGGGGAAG GATCCACACATGGCTACTCATGTGA
- the LOC103437656 gene encoding ribosomal RNA small subunit methyltransferase, chloroplastic-like isoform X3, with product MLEIRLRTGSLTNVLINAGAFVLAIKKDPHMATHVSERFAETDRFKNMNCQGSTLEKVIWVEIVKMDISGMPVDSTAMS from the exons ATGTTAGAAATTAGGCTGCGAACAGGTTCTTTGACCAATGTTCTTATTAATGCTGGTGCATTTGTGCTCGCAATCAAAAAG GATCCACACATGGCTACTCATGTGAGTGAGAGATTTGCGGAGACTGACCGGTTCAAG AACATGAACTGCCAAGGGTCAACACTTGAGAAGGTGATTTGGGTGGAGATCGTAAAGATGGACATTT ctgggATGCCGGTTGATTCCACAGCCATGTCTTGA
- the LOC103437656 gene encoding ribosomal RNA small subunit methyltransferase, chloroplastic-like isoform X1, translating to MLEIRLRTGSLTNVLINAGAFVLAIKKDPHMATHVSERFAETDRFKNMNCQGSTLEKVIWVEIVKMDIFRRIIIFFLSDFNIFGNTSNFL from the exons ATGTTAGAAATTAGGCTGCGAACAGGTTCTTTGACCAATGTTCTTATTAATGCTGGTGCATTTGTGCTCGCAATCAAAAAG GATCCACACATGGCTACTCATGTGAGTGAGAGATTTGCGGAGACTGACCGGTTCAAG AACATGAACTGCCAAGGGTCAACACTTGAGAAGGTGATTTGGGTGGAGATCGTAAAGATGGACATTT TCAGAAGAATTATCATCTTTTTCCTTTCAGATTTCAACATATTTGGAAATACTTCAAATTTTTTGTAG
- the LOC103428276 gene encoding cytochrome P450 736A117-like, with the protein MLRHLLQMLQLLGTSDLLQPVSFALVAIFLILLYKWSSASATTANNSLPPSPPKFPIIGNFHQLGLHPHRSLLALSKSHGPLMLLHFGSVPVLVVSSAEAAREIMKTHEIAFSDRPKSTIYEKLAYNYKDIATAPYGEYWRQMKSICVLNLLSNKRVRSFRAVREEETQLMINKIKDSCSILSSSSSSSSVLNLSEMFVTLTNDVICRVALGRKYSGEEGGKMSKEIIKEFVELLGTMDIGDYIPWLSWLTRVNGLHAKIDKVAKQFDDFLESVVQEHSDQTSKSGNDEHVHVENEEQKDFVDILLGIQEGSLAGFSLDRVGIKALILDMFIAGTHTTYAVLEWAMTELLRHPRIMSKLQNEVRGIVGNITDIITEDDLVGMHYLKAVIKETLRLHTPAPLLVPRVSTQDVKINDYDIKAKTLVMINAWGIGRDPETYENPEEYEPERFLNNGLDYKGNDFQFIPFGAGRRICPGIQFAISIDEIVLANIVHKFNWALPGGASGEGFDMTESSGTTVILKYPLKAVALPYLG; encoded by the exons ATGCTAAGACATCTCTTACAAATGCTACAACTGCTTGGAACCTCGGACTTGTTGCAACCGGTTTCCTTCGCGCTTGTGGCCATTTTCCTAATCCTCCTATACAAATGGTCCTCTGCCAGTGCAACCACCGCCAACAACTCCTTACCGCCATCTCCACCAAAGTTCCCCATCATTGGAAACTTTCACCAATTAGGCTTGCACCCACATCGCTCACTTCTAGCTTTATCTAAAAGCCATGGCCCTCTTATGCTTCTCCACTTCGGAAGTGTCCCAGTCCTTGTTGTCTCTTCGGCCGAGGCTGCCCGTGAGATCATGAAAACCCATGAAATCGCATTTTCCGACCGACCCAAGTCCACCATCTATGAGAAGCTTGCCTACAACTACAAAGACATCGCAACAGCCCCTTATGGTGAGTACTGGAGGCAGATGAAAAGTATATGTGTTTTAAATCTTTTGAGCAACAAAAGGGTTCGCTCTTTTCGTGCTGTGAGAGAAGAGGAAACCCAGCTCATGATCAACAAAATAAAGGACTCTTGTTCTATATTatcctcttcctcctcatcaTCATCAGTTCTGAATTTAAGCGAAATGTTTGTGACGCTTACCAACGATGTGATATGTAGAGTGGCTCTAGGGAGGAAGTACAGTGGTGAAGAAGGTGGGAAGATGTCTAAGGAGATTATAAAGGAGTTCGTGGAGTTATTGGGAACTATGGATATCGGGGACTATATCCCATGGCTTTCTTGGTTGACCCGTGTCAATGGTTTGCATGCCAAGATAGACAAGGTTGCTAAGCAATTTGACGACTTTCTAGAGAGTGTGGTTCAAGAGCATAGCGATCAGACGTCCAAAAGTGGAAATGATGAACATGTTCATGTTGAGAACGAGGAACAAAAGGATTTCGTGGATATTTTGCTTGGGATTCAGGAAGGAAGCTTGGCTGGTTTTTCTCTTGATAGAGTTGGCATAAAGGCTCTCATCTTA GATATGTTTATTGCAGGCACTCATACCACATATGCAGTGCTAGAGTGGGCAATGACTGAGCTTTTGAGGCATCCGAGGATCATGAGCAAATTGCAGAATGAGGTACGGGGAATAGTCGGAAACATAACAGACATAATTACAGAGGATGATTTGGTAGGCATGCACTACTTGAAGGCAGTGATCAAGGAGACTCTTCGCTTACATACTCCAGCTCCATTACTAGTTCCCAGGGTGTCGACACAAGATGTGAAAATAAATGATTACGACATTAAGGCCAAGACACTTGTTATGATCAACGCGTGGGGAATCGGAAGAGATCCTGAAACGTATGAAAACCCAGAGGAGTACGAGCCAGAAAGGTTCTTGAATAACGGTCTAGACTATAAAGGGAATGACTTCCAGTTCATTCCATTTGGAGCTGGCAGGAGGATCTGCCCGGGAATTCAGTTTGCAATATCTATCGATGAGATTGTTCTGGCGAATATCGTGCACAAGTTCAACTGGGCATTGCCCGGTGGAGCAAGTGgcgagggttttgacatgactGAATCAAGTGGCACAACTGTAATCCTAAAGTATCCTCTCAAAGCTGTTGCTCTTCCATATTTAGGTTGA
- the LOC103428280 gene encoding cytochrome P450 736A117-like, translating into MLINTYHDIMNKLQTEVRGIVGNGAHITEDDLVEMHYFKAVVKETLRSENRWLEDVEIVGYKIKSETEVVIYAWQIARDPKLYKKPEEFEPERFLNRGIDYKGNDFQLIPFGAGRRVCPEIQFAIAVNEIALTSNVHKFHWELPGGASGEDLHTAESTYGKNCLVERGGRINCLKVKCTANN; encoded by the coding sequence ATGCTGATCAACACATATCATGATATCATGAACAAATTGCAGACTGAGGTACGAGGAATAGTCGGTAACGGAGCACACATAACAGAAGATGATTTGGTAGAAATGCACTACTTTAAGGCGGTGGTTAAGGAGACTCTTCGCAGTGAAAATAGGTGGTTAGAAGATGTGGAAATAGTTGGTTACAAAATCAAATCCGAGACAGAAGTGGTGATCTATGCATGGCAAATAGCAAGAGATCCCAAGCTATACAAAAAACCAGAGGAGTTCGAGCCAGAAAGGTTCCTGAATAGGGGGATAGATTATAAAGGGAATGACTTTCAGTTGATTCCGTTTGGAGCTGGTAGGAGGGTCTGCCCGGAAATTCAGTTCGCCATAGCTGTTAATGAGATTGCCTTAACAAGTAACGTGCACAAGTTCCATTGGGAATTGCCTGGTGGAGCGAGCGGGGAGGATTTACACACGGCTGAATCTACTTATGGGAAAAACTGCCTGGTGGAGCGAGGGGGGAGGATTAACTGCTTAAAAGTTAAGTGCACTGCTAATAATTGA
- the LOC139196923 gene encoding uncharacterized protein, producing the protein MESYLQGQDLWEVVGGGEVTQPATEDANGVLRKWKIKAGKAMFALKTTIDEEMLEHIRDAKTPKEAWDTFVTLFSKKNDTRLQLLENELLSMAQRDMTIAQYFHKVKSICREISELDPTAPIGETRMKRIIIHGLRPEYRGFIAAIQGWPTQPSLVEFENLLAGQEAMAKQMGGVSLKGEEEALYTSKSKGTFKRYTGGGSKNDGDKMKNHQGNGGSRPGGASKNRGNSR; encoded by the coding sequence ATGGAGTCTTACTTACAAGGTCAGGACCTTTGGGAGGTTGTCGGTGGTGGAGAAGTTACACAACCGGCGACAGAAGATGCCAATGGCGTCTTGCGAAAGTGGAAAATTAAAGCAGGCAAAGCAATGTTTGCTTTAAAGACCacaattgatgaagaaatgttgGAGCACATTCGGGATGCCAAAACACCAAAGGAAGCATGGGACACTTTTGTTACACTCTTTTCAAAGAAGAATGATACAAGACTGCAACTTCTCGAGAACGAGCTGCTATCGATGGCGCAACGCGACATGACGATTGCCCAGTACTTTCACAAGGTGAAGTCGATATGCCGCGAAATTTCAGAGTTAGATCCAACAGCTCCTATTGGGGAAACCAGGATGAAGAGAATAATTATCCATGGTTTGAGACCCGAATATCGTGGGTTTATTGCCGCTATACAGGGATGGCCGACACAACCATCACttgttgagtttgaaaatttgcttgCAGGTCAAGAAGCCATGGCCAAGCAAATGGGAGGAGTTTCGTTGAAGGGTGAAGAGGAAGCGCTCTACACCAGCAAAAGCAAAGGCACTTTCAAGCGGTACACTGGTGGTGGATCTAAAAATGATGGTGACAAGatgaaaaatcaccaaggaaATGGAGGCTCTCGTCCAGGGGGAGCTTCGAAGAATCGCGGTAATAGTAGATAG